The Brachyhypopomus gauderio isolate BG-103 chromosome 7, BGAUD_0.2, whole genome shotgun sequence genome has a window encoding:
- the rab11al gene encoding RAB11a, member RAS oncogene family, like, which translates to MTGREEEYDYLFKVVLIGDSGVGKSNLLSRFTRNEFNLESKSTIGVEFATRSIHVEGKTVKAQIWDTAGQERYRAITSAYYRGAVGALLVYDIAKHLTYENAERWLKELQDHADSNIVIMLVGNKSDLRHLRAVPTDEAKAFSEKHGLSFLETSALDSSNVELAFQTVLTAIYRIVSQRQISGRGDADFSPNSNVVPITVQPTQSSAKQNACCQNN; encoded by the exons ATGACGGGTAGAGAAGAAGAGTATGACTATCTTTTCAAAG TGGTGCTGATTGGAGATTCCGGTGTTGGGAAGAGCAACCTGCTGTCCCGCTTCACGCGCAATGAGTTCAATCTGGAGAGCAAGAGCACCATTGGCGTCGAGTTCGCCACTCGCAGCATCCATGTGGAGGGCAAGACCGTCAAAGCCCAGATTTGGGACACAGCGGGCCAGGAGCGGTACCGTGCCATCACCTCAGC GTACTATCGCGGTGCTGTGGGTGCTCTCCTGGTATACGACATTGCGAAGCATTTGACATATGAGAACGCCGAGCGCTGGCTGAAGGAGTTGCAGGACCATGCCGACAGCAACATCGTCATCATGCTGGTTGGCAACAAAAGTGACCTGCGACACCTAAGAGCTGTGCCTACCGACGAAGCCAAGGCATTCTCAG aGAAACATGGGCTTTCATTCCTCGAGACCTCTGCTTTGGACTCCTCTAATGTAGAGCTGGCCTTCCAGACTGTTCTCACAG CAATCTACCGCATTGTTTCACAGAGGCAAATCTCAGGGCGCGGTGATGCCGATTTCTCCCCCAACTCCAACGTAGTACCCATCACGGTGCAGCCTACCCAGAGCTCGGCTAAGCAGAACGCCTGCTGCCAGAACAACTGA